The following proteins are co-located in the Gloeocapsa sp. PCC 7428 genome:
- a CDS encoding penicillin-binding protein 2 codes for MPTSVPPGSSFDRKRRRVATMDAPNQSTRQKSKPLSQQLKRSSVPYFRLLLVWGVLLAGGLVLAGNLYHLQVVHSSTLLRRAQQQQTTYVRPFVPRRQVVDRNDNVLAIDRQVYTLYVHPRLFKNVSEAEDTAKKVAAILDRPPTDLVTLLTNGYNNDRNRGIRVASALSEEVADKLKGLKANGLDLVQESSRLYPQEKVAADVVGYVDRDHRGQAGVEYSQQKLLERSAEQFELRKDGNGVLLSDRIPENFVHRDETKLQLTIDTRLQRTTRIALREQMQKFNAKRGGVIVMDAHDGSILSLVAEPSYNPNEYFNFEPHAFRNWLLADLYEPGSTFKPINIAIALEEGVIKPDDVFPDPDVIKVGGWSIRNAEKEDNLALSITGILQHSSNVGMVQVMQRLKPDVYYSWLQKLGLGKTVGIDLPFEARGQLKNQAKFVSSPIEPATTSFGQGFSLTPIQLVQLHAALANGGKLVTPHVVRGLIDNQGRLQQPNLPQPKAIFSPQTTQTVVKMLEAVVLEGSGKASQVPGYRIGGKTGTAQKANIGGRGYQRGAVITSFVGMLPIESPRYVVLAIVDEPKGIAYGSTVAAPIVKSVMESLISIERIPPSQPIPTQESSRASGA; via the coding sequence ATGCCTACTTCAGTTCCTCCTGGCTCTAGCTTTGACCGCAAGCGTCGTAGAGTTGCAACTATGGACGCACCGAACCAATCAACTCGGCAAAAAAGCAAGCCGTTGAGTCAACAGCTAAAACGTTCTTCAGTACCGTATTTTCGATTGCTCTTGGTGTGGGGTGTATTGCTGGCTGGTGGTTTAGTGCTAGCGGGGAACTTGTATCATCTCCAAGTTGTGCATTCCTCAACTTTACTGAGAAGAGCGCAACAGCAACAAACAACCTACGTACGCCCCTTTGTACCGCGCCGTCAAGTCGTTGACCGCAATGATAACGTGTTAGCGATTGATCGTCAGGTGTACACGCTGTACGTGCATCCTAGGTTATTTAAGAATGTCTCAGAAGCAGAAGATACCGCTAAAAAAGTTGCTGCAATTCTAGATCGTCCACCAACCGACCTCGTTACTTTATTGACAAATGGCTACAACAACGATCGCAATCGAGGTATTCGAGTCGCGTCAGCTTTGTCCGAAGAAGTTGCAGATAAGCTCAAAGGACTGAAGGCAAATGGCTTAGACTTGGTTCAAGAGTCCTCGCGGTTGTATCCTCAAGAGAAGGTTGCTGCTGACGTTGTTGGCTACGTCGATCGCGACCATCGCGGTCAAGCAGGAGTAGAGTATAGTCAGCAAAAGCTACTCGAACGCTCAGCAGAACAATTCGAGCTACGCAAAGATGGTAACGGGGTATTATTAAGCGATCGCATTCCGGAAAACTTTGTCCATCGCGATGAGACGAAACTGCAACTGACAATCGATACTCGACTGCAACGCACGACGCGCATCGCCTTGCGCGAACAAATGCAAAAGTTCAACGCCAAGCGTGGTGGCGTGATTGTGATGGACGCCCACGATGGTTCGATCCTAAGTTTGGTTGCTGAGCCTTCTTACAATCCTAATGAGTATTTCAACTTTGAACCCCACGCTTTTAGAAATTGGTTACTCGCAGATCTTTATGAACCAGGCTCCACCTTTAAGCCGATAAATATCGCGATCGCGCTCGAAGAAGGAGTCATTAAACCCGACGATGTTTTCCCCGATCCCGATGTCATCAAAGTGGGTGGTTGGTCGATTCGCAATGCTGAAAAAGAAGACAATCTTGCCCTATCGATTACCGGCATTTTACAGCACTCCAGCAATGTCGGCATGGTACAAGTCATGCAACGCCTTAAACCCGACGTGTATTATAGTTGGCTGCAAAAGCTGGGCTTAGGAAAAACCGTAGGCATCGATCTCCCGTTTGAAGCACGAGGTCAGCTAAAAAATCAAGCCAAGTTTGTTTCCTCGCCGATTGAACCCGCAACCACTTCGTTTGGTCAAGGATTTTCATTAACACCCATTCAGCTGGTGCAACTCCATGCAGCTTTAGCTAATGGTGGCAAACTCGTTACACCTCATGTTGTACGCGGGTTGATAGATAACCAAGGTCGGCTACAACAGCCTAATTTACCACAACCCAAAGCAATCTTCTCGCCACAAACAACCCAGACTGTTGTCAAAATGCTAGAAGCTGTTGTTCTTGAGGGGAGCGGCAAAGCTTCACAAGTGCCAGGATACCGCATTGGTGGCAAAACAGGTACAGCACAAAAAGCAAACATCGGCGGTCGTGGCTACCAGCGCGGTGCAGTCATTACAAGTTTTGTTGGGATGTTGCCCATTGAATCCCCTCGTTACGTCGTCTTAGCTATTGTCGATGAACCAAAAGGAATTGCATATGGCTCAACCGTCGCAGCGCCTATTGTCAAGTCAGTGATGGAATCGCTCATTTCGATTGAACGAATTCCCCCAAGTCAGCCCATACCTACGCAAGAGAGCAGCAGGGCTTCAGGAGCATAG
- the clpP gene encoding ATP-dependent Clp endopeptidase proteolytic subunit ClpP, producing MTSKSRMIPIVIEQSGRGERAFDIYSRLLRERIIFLGQQIDSNLANLIVAQLLFLDAEDSEKDIYLYINSPGGSVTAGMGIFDTMNHIRPDVCTICTGLAASMGAFLLSAGTKGKRMSLPNARIMIHQPLGGAQGQATDIEIQAKEILYHKRRLNEYLAAHTDQPIERIEQDTERDFFMSPDEAKDYGLIDQVINRSAVGNRPVAVFS from the coding sequence ATTACGAGCAAATCTAGAATGATTCCTATTGTTATTGAACAATCAGGTCGCGGCGAACGTGCTTTCGATATTTACTCTCGATTGTTGCGCGAGCGGATTATTTTTTTGGGACAGCAAATTGATTCCAATTTGGCAAACTTAATCGTTGCCCAACTTTTATTTCTCGATGCTGAGGACTCCGAAAAAGACATCTACCTGTACATCAACTCTCCTGGGGGTTCGGTGACAGCAGGAATGGGAATTTTTGATACGATGAACCACATTCGCCCTGATGTTTGTACGATTTGTACAGGACTCGCGGCGAGTATGGGAGCTTTCCTACTCAGTGCAGGAACTAAAGGTAAGCGCATGAGTTTGCCTAATGCCCGCATTATGATTCACCAACCTTTAGGAGGTGCGCAAGGACAAGCAACCGATATCGAAATTCAAGCTAAAGAAATTTTGTATCACAAGCGGCGTCTCAACGAGTATTTAGCAGCACACACAGATCAACCAATTGAGCGAATCGAGCAAGATACCGAACGTGACTTTTTTATGTCTCCAGACGAAGCTAAAGACTACGGATTAATCGATCAAGTCATAAACCGTAGCGCTGTTGGTAATCGCCCTGTAGCGGTCTTTAGCTAG
- a CDS encoding flavin prenyltransferase UbiX: MRSNPNNLVSNPQPIYQNPPTLPLVLGVSGASGLIYAVRALKFLLAADYAVELVASKSTYMVWQAEQNIRMPVETLQQEQFWRQQAGVEAQGKLRCHHWGDVGANIASGSFRTLGMVVIPCSMSTVAKLAAGLSSDLLERASDVQLKEGRKLVLVPRETPFSLIHLRNLTTLAEAGARIVPAIPAWYHKPQTVEDLVDFVVARALDQLDIDCIPIQRWQGRD, from the coding sequence ATGAGGAGTAACCCCAATAATCTTGTGTCTAACCCGCAACCAATTTATCAAAACCCACCTACGTTACCACTTGTTTTAGGAGTTTCTGGAGCGTCGGGGTTAATTTATGCCGTCCGCGCACTCAAGTTTCTTTTAGCGGCTGACTATGCAGTTGAGCTTGTTGCTTCTAAATCAACATACATGGTTTGGCAAGCCGAGCAAAATATTCGAATGCCCGTGGAAACTTTGCAGCAAGAGCAATTCTGGCGACAGCAAGCTGGTGTGGAAGCGCAAGGGAAACTCCGCTGTCACCATTGGGGCGATGTGGGAGCTAACATTGCAAGTGGCTCCTTCCGTACCCTTGGTATGGTCGTGATCCCCTGTAGTATGAGTACTGTCGCCAAACTCGCGGCTGGTTTAAGTTCAGACTTGCTAGAACGAGCATCCGATGTGCAATTAAAAGAAGGACGCAAGTTAGTGCTTGTGCCGCGCGAAACGCCTTTTAGCTTGATTCACTTACGCAACTTAACAACACTTGCTGAAGCTGGTGCCAGAATTGTGCCAGCGATTCCAGCTTGGTATCACAAACCGCAAACAGTTGAAGATTTAGTCGATTTTGTCGTTGCCCGTGCGTTGGATCAACTCGACATCGATTGTATTCCGATTCAGCGATGGCAAGGACGTGATTAG
- a CDS encoding thioredoxin domain-containing protein has protein sequence MTNRLAQAQSLYLRKHAENPIDWWTWCDEALATAKAQNKPIFLSIGYSSCHWCTVMEGEAFSDLAIADYMNAHFLPIKVDREERPDLDSIYMQALQMMVGQGGWPLNIFIAPDDLVPFYGGTYFPVEPRYGRPGFLQVLQAIRRYYDTEKQDLLARKAAILEAIQQSAVLPKTQQSDEDLLKKGIETNTGVITPHDYGTQFPMIPYAELALRGTRFNYSAWRYDIPQVCQQRGLDLALGGIYDHVAGGFHRYTVDPTWTVPHFEKMLYDNGQIVEYLANLWSNGVQEPAIERAIALTVQWLKREMTAPEGYFYAAQDADSFTSPYEAEPEEGAFYVWSYSELQQILSSEELSALEQQFTITSQGNFEGQIVLQRRHPGSLSDITEQALSKLFTVRYGATPESLDVFPPARNNQEAKTQNWSGRIPAVTDTKMIVAWNSLMISGLARAYAVFKKSEYLEIALSSARFILNHQQVDGRFHRLNYEGQTSVIAQSEDYALFIKALLDLYQVTLKDANSQHWLEQAIALQAEFDEYLWSIELGGYYNTASDASRDLIVRERSYADNATPAANGVAIANLVRLALLTEKLSYLDRAEQALQAFTSVMDSAPQACPSLFTALDWYRNCTLVRTTSTTLETVLAKYLPASVLSVATDLPTSAVGLVCQGLACLSPARTAAELFEQVEQSQVRSL, from the coding sequence ATGACTAACCGCCTTGCCCAAGCTCAAAGCCTTTACTTGCGCAAACACGCAGAAAATCCAATTGACTGGTGGACTTGGTGTGATGAAGCCTTGGCAACAGCAAAAGCACAAAACAAACCAATTTTTCTCTCGATAGGCTATTCGAGTTGCCACTGGTGTACGGTCATGGAAGGAGAAGCATTTTCAGATTTGGCGATCGCCGACTATATGAATGCTCACTTCCTCCCGATCAAGGTAGACCGCGAAGAACGCCCCGACCTCGATAGTATCTATATGCAAGCCTTACAGATGATGGTAGGTCAAGGCGGCTGGCCTTTAAATATTTTTATTGCTCCTGATGATTTAGTCCCCTTTTATGGCGGGACTTATTTTCCGGTTGAACCACGCTACGGACGTCCAGGCTTTCTACAAGTACTACAAGCGATTCGCCGCTACTACGATACCGAAAAACAAGACTTGCTTGCACGTAAAGCCGCGATTTTGGAAGCAATTCAACAAAGTGCAGTATTACCTAAAACGCAGCAGTCAGACGAAGACTTGCTCAAAAAAGGCATCGAAACCAATACAGGTGTGATTACGCCGCACGATTACGGTACGCAGTTTCCCATGATTCCCTATGCTGAGTTAGCGCTACGCGGCACTCGGTTTAACTATTCCGCCTGGCGCTACGATATTCCGCAAGTGTGTCAACAGCGAGGCTTAGATTTAGCATTGGGCGGTATTTATGACCATGTTGCAGGGGGATTTCATCGCTATACTGTTGATCCGACGTGGACTGTACCGCATTTTGAAAAGATGCTTTACGACAATGGTCAAATTGTTGAGTATCTCGCGAATTTGTGGAGTAACGGCGTTCAAGAGCCGGCAATCGAACGCGCGATCGCTTTAACGGTTCAATGGCTCAAACGCGAAATGACGGCTCCTGAAGGTTACTTCTATGCCGCACAAGATGCGGATAGTTTTACCAGCCCCTATGAAGCTGAGCCAGAAGAGGGAGCTTTCTACGTTTGGAGTTACAGCGAATTGCAGCAAATTCTCTCATCAGAAGAATTATCTGCGCTTGAGCAACAATTTACTATCACCTCACAGGGCAATTTTGAAGGGCAAATCGTCTTGCAGCGGCGACACCCAGGGTCGTTGAGTGACATCACAGAACAGGCGTTGTCTAAACTGTTTACTGTTCGCTACGGTGCCACACCAGAATCGTTAGATGTCTTTCCGCCTGCCAGAAATAACCAAGAAGCAAAAACTCAAAATTGGTCAGGGCGAATTCCTGCTGTTACTGATACCAAAATGATTGTGGCTTGGAATAGTTTGATGATTTCTGGACTAGCAAGGGCGTACGCAGTTTTCAAAAAATCCGAGTATCTCGAAATTGCACTGTCATCAGCACGTTTTATTTTGAATCATCAGCAGGTAGATGGACGCTTTCATCGACTCAATTATGAAGGTCAAACGAGCGTGATTGCGCAGTCAGAAGATTATGCTTTGTTTATCAAAGCTTTGTTAGATTTGTACCAAGTGACGCTAAAAGACGCCAATTCGCAACACTGGTTAGAGCAAGCGATCGCACTCCAAGCAGAATTTGATGAATACTTGTGGAGTATCGAATTAGGGGGATACTATAACACCGCAAGTGATGCCAGTCGCGATCTGATCGTCCGCGAACGAAGTTATGCCGATAATGCGACTCCCGCAGCCAATGGAGTTGCGATCGCTAATTTAGTGCGGTTAGCCCTACTTACCGAAAAGCTCAGTTATCTCGATCGCGCCGAGCAAGCGTTACAAGCTTTTACGAGCGTCATGGATTCTGCCCCTCAAGCGTGCCCAAGTTTATTTACCGCTTTAGACTGGTATCGTAACTGTACGCTAGTGCGTACAACGTCAACGACGTTAGAGACTGTCCTCGCCAAGTATTTACCCGCAAGTGTCCTCAGCGTGGCAACCGATTTACCCACATCAGCAGTAGGCTTAGTTTGTCAAGGATTAGCGTGTCTTTCCCCCGCCCGCACCGCAGCTGAGTTATTCGAGCAAGTCGAGCAAAGTCAAGTGCGAAGTTTATAG
- a CDS encoding ribonuclease R family protein produces the protein MEFSIATLLANFHDDKLVAAKVLEKKLDCLEETSLTKLHIALEVLEKIGILAKERGKYRRLPEEGVIEAKLRCSSKGFCFAIQDEEGAEDIYIRESHLSTAWNGDRVLVRLTKEGSRRRSPEGEVRLILERANHSLLARLKQTEKGFRAVPLDDRLLFEIDLVPSDINLAEAIEHLIHVEILRYPLGQSPPLGRVVQVLGGSAEAAADIDLVCCKHDLPRGFSESILAAAANLPSQITKTEIKQRLDLRSLLTIVIETQDRADAACIENALTLEKTSEGRWRLGIHTTDVAHYILPDSPLDKEALKRGSSVYLRDTVLPLFPEAVQERCSLVAGSDRLAMSVLLILDSNTGQIVEYEIQPTVIAIDQQISEQQVQAIIKAQQAALNGQQQENSQTVDELPTNIVELIHQLSAISQAAQTQRHQRGSFELKLPQDDYPHYDEGMLGVVKAESPVRALLTELLLLGNQAIAQHLQTLEIPAIYRSQPAPDAEDVQEMIKLASNLGVELQLEQEDTISPTDFQAFTEQFAQVPSEQVLTYLLQATLKQSVYNVAPQPHFGLALPVYARGNSPLWRYADLLLQRVLHILFEQGRDRRTTRAKERVNLRHSSAHGNITWNVLPPDIQQELETDLARLVVQLNDREKEVQEAEEDLAGLQKAQLMKQRTGEVFQGLITGVQSYGFFVEITVPDANGKQLRVEGLVHVSSLKDDWYEYRARQQALFGRKSRTAYRLGDRVAVQVKNVDYYRQQIDLVTVNGDVEGDLLPDEGLLEDNDDDFNSDMEEDLNSDSDFYLDEE, from the coding sequence ATGGAATTTTCAATCGCTACACTACTTGCGAATTTTCATGATGATAAATTAGTCGCTGCCAAGGTACTAGAGAAAAAATTAGATTGTCTCGAAGAAACGAGTTTAACGAAGTTACATATTGCCTTGGAAGTCCTCGAAAAAATTGGCATCTTAGCTAAAGAGCGTGGAAAGTATCGCCGCCTACCCGAAGAAGGAGTTATTGAAGCTAAACTCCGCTGTTCGAGTAAAGGATTTTGCTTTGCGATTCAAGACGAAGAGGGCGCAGAAGATATTTACATCCGCGAAAGTCATCTCAGTACAGCGTGGAATGGCGATCGCGTCTTGGTGCGACTCACAAAAGAAGGTAGCCGCCGCCGCAGTCCTGAAGGCGAAGTACGCTTGATTCTAGAACGGGCAAACCACAGCTTACTCGCGCGGTTGAAGCAAACCGAAAAAGGCTTTCGCGCAGTACCTTTAGATGACCGATTATTGTTTGAAATCGACTTAGTACCAAGTGATATCAACTTAGCAGAAGCAATCGAACACTTGATTCATGTCGAAATCTTGCGCTATCCGTTAGGACAATCACCACCGCTGGGTAGGGTAGTACAAGTTCTTGGTGGAAGTGCCGAAGCGGCTGCGGATATTGACTTAGTTTGCTGTAAGCACGATCTACCACGCGGCTTTAGCGAAAGCATACTCGCCGCAGCTGCCAACTTACCGAGTCAAATCACCAAGACAGAGATTAAACAGCGCCTCGATTTGCGATCGCTGCTCACAATTGTCATCGAAACTCAAGATCGCGCCGACGCTGCGTGTATCGAAAATGCGCTGACTTTAGAAAAAACGTCCGAAGGACGATGGCGTTTGGGAATTCATACAACCGATGTCGCGCATTACATCTTACCTGACTCACCGTTAGATAAAGAAGCACTTAAGCGCGGTAGTAGCGTTTACTTGCGCGATACCGTATTACCACTATTTCCCGAAGCCGTCCAAGAACGATGTTCATTAGTAGCAGGTAGCGATCGCTTAGCAATGTCTGTCCTGCTGATCCTCGACTCGAATACAGGACAAATCGTCGAGTATGAAATTCAACCGACGGTGATTGCGATCGACCAACAGATCAGCGAACAACAAGTACAAGCCATTATCAAGGCACAGCAAGCTGCATTGAATGGTCAACAACAAGAGAATAGCCAGACTGTGGACGAGTTGCCAACGAACATTGTTGAATTGATCCACCAGCTATCGGCGATTAGTCAAGCAGCCCAAACTCAAAGACATCAACGCGGTAGCTTTGAACTCAAATTACCCCAAGACGATTATCCGCACTACGATGAGGGAATGCTTGGCGTCGTTAAAGCTGAATCACCGGTAAGAGCGTTGTTAACCGAGTTGCTACTGCTAGGAAATCAGGCGATCGCCCAACACTTGCAAACCTTAGAAATTCCCGCAATTTACCGCAGTCAACCGGCTCCTGATGCGGAAGATGTGCAGGAGATGATCAAGTTGGCAAGCAACTTAGGCGTAGAATTGCAACTTGAGCAAGAAGATACGATTTCACCAACGGACTTTCAAGCGTTTACCGAGCAATTCGCGCAAGTGCCATCAGAGCAAGTCCTCACGTATCTTTTGCAAGCTACGCTCAAGCAAAGCGTTTACAACGTTGCACCCCAGCCACATTTTGGTCTAGCGCTCCCAGTTTACGCGCGGGGAAATTCTCCTTTATGGCGGTATGCTGATTTACTGCTACAACGCGTCCTACACATATTATTCGAGCAAGGACGCGATCGCCGCACGACTCGCGCGAAAGAGCGAGTAAACCTGCGGCATAGTTCGGCGCACGGTAATATTACTTGGAATGTCTTACCGCCAGATATTCAGCAAGAGTTAGAAACGGATCTTGCTAGACTTGTCGTGCAACTCAACGACCGCGAAAAGGAAGTTCAAGAAGCCGAAGAAGATCTCGCTGGGCTACAAAAAGCACAGTTAATGAAACAGCGTACTGGCGAAGTTTTTCAAGGACTGATCACCGGAGTCCAATCCTACGGCTTTTTTGTCGAAATTACAGTTCCAGATGCCAACGGTAAACAACTGCGCGTCGAAGGCTTAGTTCATGTAAGTTCGCTCAAAGATGACTGGTATGAGTATCGCGCCCGCCAACAAGCGCTGTTTGGTCGCAAAAGCCGTACCGCTTATCGTTTAGGCGATCGCGTTGCTGTACAAGTGAAAAATGTCGATTACTACCGCCAACAAATTGATTTGGTCACAGTCAATGGTGACGTTGAAGGTGATTTACTCCCAGATGAGGGTTTGCTAGAAGATAACGACGACGATTTTAATTCTGATATGGAGGAAGATCTCAATTCCGATTCGGATTTTTACCTTGATGAGGAGTAA
- the glgB gene encoding 1,4-alpha-glucan branching enzyme, with protein sequence MSMTIAPEQVERIVWNQHDDPFEVLGSHPIEQDGKTVWVVRAYLPNASAAWVIRPEARIEHQMHPVHHPHFFECTIDVSELANYQLKIKEGEHERVIYDPYAFRSPKLTDFDLHLFSEGNHHRIYEKLGAHLTEVDGVKGVYFAVWAPNARNVSILGDFNSWDGRKHQMRKGVTGIWELFIPEITVGDRYKYEIKNFDGHIYEKSDPYGFQQEVRPKTASIVADLEAYAWNDAEWMEQRRHTDTLTQPISVYEVHLGSWLHAASAEPAKLPNGETEPVVPVSELQPGARFLTYRELAAKLIPYVKDLGYTHVELLPIAEHPFDGSWGYQVTGYYACTSRYGSPEDFMYFIDQCHQNGIGVIVDWVPGHFPKDGHGLAFFDGTHLYEHADPRKGEHKEWGTLVFNYSRHEVRNFLVANALFWFDKYHIDGIRVDAVASMLYLDYCRKEGEWLPNQYGGRENIEAAEFLRQTNHVIFSYFPGILSIAEESTDWPMVSWPTYTGGLGFNLKWNMGWMHDMLDYFSMDPWFRQFHQNNITFSMWYHHSENFMLALSHDEVVHGKSNIIGKMPGDRWQKFASVRCLFTYMFAHPGKKTLFMGMEFGQWSEWNVWGDLEWHLLQYEPHQQLKRFMKDLNHLYRAEPALYTQDFGQAGFEWIDCSDNRHSVVSFIRRGKDPEDFVIVVCNFTPQPHSHYRIGVPEFGFYTEIFNSDAREYGGSNMGNLGGKWAEEWSYHNHSYSIDLCLPPLGVLILKLDGEKTAQALRK encoded by the coding sequence ATGTCTATGACCATCGCCCCAGAACAGGTTGAGCGCATTGTCTGGAATCAGCATGACGATCCGTTTGAAGTGCTTGGTTCTCATCCCATAGAACAAGATGGCAAAACCGTGTGGGTGGTGCGAGCTTATTTACCAAACGCGAGTGCAGCATGGGTGATTCGTCCAGAAGCACGAATTGAACATCAAATGCATCCGGTGCATCATCCCCATTTCTTTGAGTGTACGATCGACGTTTCAGAATTAGCAAACTACCAATTAAAAATCAAAGAAGGCGAACACGAACGGGTAATATACGACCCATATGCTTTTCGTTCGCCAAAGTTAACTGATTTTGATCTGCATTTATTTTCCGAAGGGAACCACCACCGCATTTATGAAAAACTAGGGGCGCATCTGACTGAAGTTGATGGTGTTAAAGGCGTTTATTTTGCGGTTTGGGCACCGAATGCGCGGAATGTGTCAATCCTTGGAGATTTTAATTCCTGGGATGGACGGAAGCATCAAATGCGTAAAGGCGTAACGGGCATTTGGGAATTGTTTATTCCAGAAATCACAGTAGGCGATCGCTACAAATACGAAATTAAAAACTTCGACGGGCACATCTACGAAAAATCCGACCCCTACGGTTTTCAACAAGAAGTTCGCCCCAAAACCGCCTCAATTGTCGCCGATCTTGAGGCTTACGCGTGGAACGATGCAGAATGGATGGAGCAGCGGCGTCATACAGATACCTTAACGCAGCCTATTTCAGTTTACGAAGTTCATTTAGGTTCGTGGTTACACGCTGCCTCGGCAGAACCAGCTAAACTCCCTAATGGAGAAACTGAACCAGTCGTTCCGGTTTCTGAACTCCAACCAGGGGCGCGATTTCTGACTTATCGCGAACTTGCGGCTAAACTAATTCCTTACGTTAAAGACTTGGGCTACACGCACGTTGAACTGCTACCGATCGCGGAACATCCGTTTGATGGTTCGTGGGGTTATCAAGTCACGGGTTATTATGCTTGTACTTCGCGCTATGGCAGCCCTGAAGATTTTATGTACTTCATCGACCAATGCCATCAAAATGGAATTGGTGTGATTGTTGATTGGGTACCAGGTCACTTTCCGAAAGATGGTCATGGTTTAGCATTTTTTGACGGTACGCATCTTTACGAACACGCCGATCCCCGCAAAGGCGAACACAAAGAGTGGGGAACGTTAGTTTTTAACTATAGCCGCCATGAAGTGAGAAACTTTTTAGTCGCCAACGCTTTATTTTGGTTTGATAAGTATCACATCGATGGTATTCGAGTTGATGCAGTTGCGTCGATGCTGTACCTCGATTATTGCCGTAAAGAAGGCGAATGGCTGCCTAACCAGTATGGTGGACGAGAAAATATCGAAGCTGCTGAGTTTCTGCGCCAAACAAATCACGTAATTTTCAGTTACTTTCCTGGCATTCTCTCAATTGCAGAAGAGTCTACCGATTGGCCAATGGTATCTTGGCCGACATACACAGGAGGATTGGGCTTTAATTTAAAGTGGAACATGGGTTGGATGCACGATATGCTGGATTATTTCAGCATGGACCCTTGGTTCCGGCAATTTCATCAAAACAATATCACGTTTAGTATGTGGTATCACCACAGCGAAAACTTCATGCTGGCGCTGTCACACGATGAAGTGGTACACGGCAAGAGCAATATCATTGGTAAAATGCCAGGCGATCGCTGGCAGAAGTTTGCAAGCGTGCGCTGTTTGTTTACGTATATGTTTGCGCATCCTGGCAAGAAAACGCTGTTTATGGGGATGGAGTTTGGACAGTGGAGCGAGTGGAATGTGTGGGGCGATTTGGAGTGGCACTTGTTGCAGTATGAACCGCACCAACAGCTAAAGCGATTCATGAAGGATCTCAACCATCTCTACCGCGCTGAACCAGCTTTATACACGCAAGATTTCGGGCAAGCAGGATTTGAATGGATTGACTGTAGCGACAACCGTCATAGTGTTGTTTCCTTCATTCGTCGTGGAAAAGATCCTGAAGATTTTGTCATTGTGGTTTGTAATTTCACCCCTCAACCGCATTCGCATTATCGAATTGGTGTCCCAGAGTTTGGATTCTATACTGAAATCTTTAACAGTGATGCCCGCGAGTATGGTGGTAGCAATATGGGAAATTTAGGTGGTAAGTGGGCTGAGGAATGGTCTTATCACAATCACTCTTACTCAATTGATCTATGTCTACCACCTTTAGGTGTACTTATTCTAAAACTC